One segment of Vespa velutina chromosome 17, iVesVel2.1, whole genome shotgun sequence DNA contains the following:
- the LOC124955138 gene encoding protein FAM114A2, whose product MATSESDDFESADEELAHNVTSKTNVEDTRWSGMQSVVDSESDDDTECIPQLPRKNILIYEKPRFRSFRGEVASDEEKLITLKDISTKECNDEESKVSTEKIQEIVPSTDTATETTIVKDNTLDTSTVNQENSTEVISKSITAIGTKEERLIRPKKSSDGSRKLGARKLGTKIEKESEITSNTIDNVKEDISTKNVISKESIMEIDAVPDISSNADLSEVDMPEELKSNKKFKEIFKPQGWEKIGNNIELVEDLTEQKIQPVLDRLSIDDKDTENSLWANWGSWGVSSLINTATAGVSTLTTHVSQGLSLLEETINVPDNSQLQMIQDTTQEEEVVIPEKELTENVSSLSQGSFGLSSFLLGVSSITKLVESTGSKVMSGGLDTLEAIGKKTMEVLQEGDPGLKKKRAFFMPEENKPNLSQILREAKDKAESEEKTIEEKQLARKIHFESLFDDYQGLVHLEALEMLSKQCNIKIQGCLINLDAEDLISLQETLEEVKELCDLDDEENKSENKRDLKSRLADACQELEIIITYEKLEDVWKEVRSSSFFTSPMSHTNLEIFQCAISTIAKFTAVSMERFHKTAELLLIKERRSTASEAEALVRLTHILTDEISLLATHFSDVLKEFIKMSNSADDINANITTVFFEAENASSYIQDAFKLLIPILQVGAL is encoded by the exons atggcAACGTCAGAAAGTGATGATTTTGAGAGTGCTGACGAGGAATTGGCTCATAATGTAACTTCGAAAACTAATGTAGAAGATACGAGGTGGTCTGGTATGCAATCGGTCGTTGATTCTGAATCGGACGACGATACCGAATGCATTCCACAATTgccaagaaaaaatatattaatttatgagaAGCCTAGATTCCGTTCCTTTCGAGGAGAAGTTGCTAGCGATGAGGAAAAGCTTATTACCTTAAAGGATATATCTACTAAAGAGTGTAACGATGAAGAAAGTAAAGTATCTACtgaaaaaattcaagaaattGTTCCCTCGACAGATACAGCAACAGAAACGACGATAGTCAAAGACAATACCTTAGATACTTCTACTGTGAATCAAGAAAATTCTACAGAAGTTATTTCTAAAAGTATTACAGCCATTGGTACTAAAGAGGAAAGATTGATTAGACCTAAAAAATCAAGTGATGGTTCTAGAAAACTTGGTGCCCGGAAGCTaggaacaaaaatagaaaaagagtcTGAAATTACATCTAATACGATTGATAatgtaaaagaagatatatcgACGAAGAATGTAATCTCTAAAGAATCTATAATGGAGATAGATGCTGTCCCTGATATATCTTCTAATGCAGATCTTTCAGAAGTTGATATGCCTGAAGAActgaaatcaaataaaaaatttaaagagatATTTAAACCTCAAGGATGGGAAAAAATTggtaataatatagaattagTTGAAGATCTAACGGAACAAAAAATACAACCAGTATTAGATAGATTATCCATAGACGATAAAGATACTGAAAATTCTTTGTGGGCCAATTGGGGTAGTTGGGGCGTAAGTTCCTTGATTAACACCGCTACTGCTGGAGTATCTACTTTGACAACTCATGTTAGTCAAGGATTATCGCTTTTGGAAGAGACAATAAATGTACCGGATAACTCACAGTTACAAATGATACAAGATACTACACAGGAAGAAGAAGTTGTAATTCCTg aaaaagagCTTACAGAAAATGTATCTAGTTTATCGCAAGGATCTTTTGGTTTAAGTAGTTTTCTACTTGGAGTTTCATCCATTACAAAATTAGTTGAATCAACTGGTAGCAAAGTTATGAGCGGTGGTTTGGATACTTTAGAAGCGATAGGTAAAAAGACCATGGAAGTTTTGCAAGAAGGTGATCctggtttaaaaaaaaagagagcatTTTTTATGCCAGAAGAAAATAAGCCAAATTTATCTCAAATACTTAGAGAAGCAAAAGATAAAGCTGAAtctgaagaaaaaacgatcgaaGAGAAACAATTGGCAAGGAAGATACATTTTGAATCTTTGTTTGATGATTATCAAGGCCTGGTTCATCTAGAAGCATTAGAAATGTTGTCAAAACAGTGCAATATAAAGATTCAAGGATGTCTGATAAATCTTGATGCAGAAGATTTGATTTCTCTGCAAGAAACATTAGAAGAAGTTAAAGAATTATGTGACTTGgatgatgaagaaaataaatcagaaaataaaagagatctcAAAAGTCGTTTGGCTGATGCTTGCCaggaattagaaattattattacatatgaaAAACTCGAagat GTTTGGAAAGAAGTTAGATCTAGTTCATTTTTTACCTCTCCCATGTCTCACACAAATCTGGAGATCTTTCAGTGTGCTATTTCTACTATAGCAAAGTTTACAGCAGTTAGTATGGAAAGGTTTCATAAAACTGCagaattacttttaattaaagaaagacgTAGTACCGCAAGTGAAGCAGAAGCACTTGTTCGTCTAACACATATCTTAACAGATGAAATTAGTTTATTAGCTACACATTTCTCCGatgtattaaaagaatttattaaaatgtctAACAGTGCAGACGATATTAATGCTAATATAACAACAGTCTTTTTTGAA gCTGAGAATGCAAGTTCGTACATTCAAGATGCTTTTAAATTGCTAATTCCAATTTTACAAGTTGGTGCTCTTTAA
- the LOC124955140 gene encoding nucleoporin p58/p45-like isoform X1, with amino-acid sequence MSSFTFGTPTITSSSSGFGLGTQSTSFTSTTPATGLTFGTSTPATTTGLNFGFGATPATSAPSQPATTLLGTGTATTTAAPNLFSTPTTSAPLFTGRNFGTPAQNTTLKGPLNTTPATGGLMFGNPTSTPSLFGSISSGGLAGTKLTTTTTTTSTTSRGLGGLDVSVNNKGLSQGSNSPTAAKENLLPNELMQTIDKFKEFVKTQKVLSSDIARGSARPLNRCAEDTASLMEILTTLAGSVQRDRAFADKLKQDTAKALQNAEIAQRTNDTPPGLQYENNAPLLFFMELTENFEHDLMLFRSQIETTEKHIQTMMTPKTLTPQELTMAMSKLHESLVAVAGKLQGVHSKVQQQKEQYLNFRKYVLKDNTNVFDDVKTNEKSLRNTIGRITSGPTPFSPGNRSFLSSTALNSTQATSYDARNPLVWGSTTPVPSAINTTIDSSVKPPTASLNFNAPTNLTAPLSTIESNSSFQLQKPPIGNKRGKH; translated from the exons atgtcttCGTTTACATTTGGAACGCCTACTATAACGTCGAGCAGTTCAGGTTTTGGATTAGGAACTCAAAG CACATCCTTTACTTCAACGACTCCAGCAACCGGGTTAACATTTGGAACATCAACTCCAGCTACTACTACTGGGCTAAACTTTGGTTTTGGGGCAACACCAGCAACTTCTGCACCTAGTCAACCAGCTACCACCTTGTTAGGAACTGGAACAGCCACAACAACGGCAGCACCTAATCTATTTTCAACTCCAACCACTTCTGCCCCTTTATTTACAGGGCGTAATTTTGGAACACCTGCTCAAAATACAACATTAAAGGGACCTTTAAATACCACACCTGCAACGGGAGGTTTAATGTTTGGGAATCCTACCAGTACAC CATCCTTGTTTGGTTCTATTAGTAGTGGTGGTTTAGCTGGTACAAAATTAACAACCACTACGACTACGACCTCGACCACAAGTAGAGGATTAGGTGGATTAGATGTTTctgttaataataaaggtCTTTCCCAAGGAAGCAATAGTCCAACAGCTGcaaaggaaaatttattacCAAATGAACTGATGCAAACCATAGATAAATTCAA AGAATTTGTAAAAACCCAGAAGGTATTATCTTCTGATATAGCAAGGGGTTCTGCAAGACCATTAAACCGTTGTGCAGAGGATACTGCATCATTAATGGAAATTTTAACTACATTAGCAGGATCTGTTCAACGAGATCGTGCTTTTGCCGATAAGTTAAAACAAGATACGGCAAAGGCATTACAAAATGCGGAAATAGCTCAGAGAACAAACGACACACCACCTGGCTtgcaatatgaaaataatgcgccacttttatttttcatggaATTAACAGAAAATTTTGAACACGACTTAATGTTATTTAGATCTCAAATTGAAACAACAGAAAAACATATACAAACTATGATGACACCAAAGACCTTAACTCCGCaag AATTAACTATGGCTATGAGTAAACTTCATGAGTCTTTAGTTGCTGTTGCTGGAAAATTACAAGGTGTACATTCAAAAGTACAACAACAAAAggaacaatatttaaattttagaaaatacgTGTTAAAAGATAACACAAATGTTTTTGATGATgttaaaacaaatgaaaaatcattgcGAAATACTATAGGAAGAATTACTAGTGGGCCAACACCTTTTAGTCCAG gcAATAGAAGTTTCCTATCTTCAACAGCATTGAATTCTACACAAGCAACCAGTTATGACGCGCGAAATCCTCTAG TTTGGGGTAGTACAACACCAGTCCCTTCTGCTATAAATACAACCATAGATTCGTCTGTCAAACCACCAACAGCAAGCTTGAATTTCAACGCGCCGACAAATCTTACTGCACCTTTGTCAACAATTGAATCAAATTCGAGTTTCCAACTACAGAAACCACCGATTGGAAATAAAAGAGGGaaacattaa
- the LOC124955140 gene encoding nucleoporin p58/p45-like isoform X2: MSSFTFGTPTITSSSSGFGLGTQSTSFTSTTPATGLTFGTSTPATTTGLNFGFGATPATSAPSQPATTLLGTGTATTTAAPNLFSTPTTSAPLFTGRNFGTPAQNTTLKGPLNTTPATGGLMFGNPTSTPSLFGSISSGGLAGTKLTTTTTTTSTTSRGLGGLDVSVNNKGLSQGSNSPTAAKENLLPNELMQTIDKFKEFVKTQKVLSSDIARGSARPLNRCAEDTASLMEILTTLAGSVQRDRAFADKLKQDTAKALQNAEIAQRTNDTPPGLQYENNAPLLFFMELTENFEHDLMLFRSQIETTEKHIQTMMTPKTLTPQELTMAMSKLHESLVAVAGKLQGVHSKVQQQKEQYLNFRKYVLKDNTNVFDDVKTNEKSLRNTIGRITSGPTPFSPGNRSFLSSTALNSTQATSYDARNPLASTNFGVVQHQSLLL; encoded by the exons atgtcttCGTTTACATTTGGAACGCCTACTATAACGTCGAGCAGTTCAGGTTTTGGATTAGGAACTCAAAG CACATCCTTTACTTCAACGACTCCAGCAACCGGGTTAACATTTGGAACATCAACTCCAGCTACTACTACTGGGCTAAACTTTGGTTTTGGGGCAACACCAGCAACTTCTGCACCTAGTCAACCAGCTACCACCTTGTTAGGAACTGGAACAGCCACAACAACGGCAGCACCTAATCTATTTTCAACTCCAACCACTTCTGCCCCTTTATTTACAGGGCGTAATTTTGGAACACCTGCTCAAAATACAACATTAAAGGGACCTTTAAATACCACACCTGCAACGGGAGGTTTAATGTTTGGGAATCCTACCAGTACAC CATCCTTGTTTGGTTCTATTAGTAGTGGTGGTTTAGCTGGTACAAAATTAACAACCACTACGACTACGACCTCGACCACAAGTAGAGGATTAGGTGGATTAGATGTTTctgttaataataaaggtCTTTCCCAAGGAAGCAATAGTCCAACAGCTGcaaaggaaaatttattacCAAATGAACTGATGCAAACCATAGATAAATTCAA AGAATTTGTAAAAACCCAGAAGGTATTATCTTCTGATATAGCAAGGGGTTCTGCAAGACCATTAAACCGTTGTGCAGAGGATACTGCATCATTAATGGAAATTTTAACTACATTAGCAGGATCTGTTCAACGAGATCGTGCTTTTGCCGATAAGTTAAAACAAGATACGGCAAAGGCATTACAAAATGCGGAAATAGCTCAGAGAACAAACGACACACCACCTGGCTtgcaatatgaaaataatgcgccacttttatttttcatggaATTAACAGAAAATTTTGAACACGACTTAATGTTATTTAGATCTCAAATTGAAACAACAGAAAAACATATACAAACTATGATGACACCAAAGACCTTAACTCCGCaag AATTAACTATGGCTATGAGTAAACTTCATGAGTCTTTAGTTGCTGTTGCTGGAAAATTACAAGGTGTACATTCAAAAGTACAACAACAAAAggaacaatatttaaattttagaaaatacgTGTTAAAAGATAACACAAATGTTTTTGATGATgttaaaacaaatgaaaaatcattgcGAAATACTATAGGAAGAATTACTAGTGGGCCAACACCTTTTAGTCCAG gcAATAGAAGTTTCCTATCTTCAACAGCATTGAATTCTACACAAGCAACCAGTTATGACGCGCGAAATCCTCTAG CTTCAACTAAT TTTGGGGTAGTACAACACCAGTCCCTTCTGCTATAA
- the LOC124955140 gene encoding nucleoporin p58/p45-like isoform X4: MSSFTFGTPTITSSSSGFGLGTQSTSFTSTTPATGLTFGTSTPATTTGLNFGFGATPATSAPSQPATTLLGTGTATTTAAPNLFSTPTTSAPLFTGRNFGTPAQNTTLKGPLNTTPATGGLMFGNPTSTPSLFGSISSGGLAGTKLTTTTTTTSTTSRGLGGLDVSVNNKGLSQGSNSPTAAKENLLPNELMQTIDKFKEFVKTQKVLSSDIARGSARPLNRCAEDTASLMEILTTLAGSVQRDRAFADKLKQDTAKALQNAEIAQRTNDTPPGLQYENNAPLLFFMELTENFEHDLMLFRSQIETTEKHIQTMMTPKTLTPQELTMAMSKLHESLVAVAGKLQGVHSKVQQQKEQYLNFRKYVLKDNTNVFDDVKTNEKSLRNTIGRITSGPTPFSPGNRSFLSSTALNSTQATSYDARNPLGEK; encoded by the exons atgtcttCGTTTACATTTGGAACGCCTACTATAACGTCGAGCAGTTCAGGTTTTGGATTAGGAACTCAAAG CACATCCTTTACTTCAACGACTCCAGCAACCGGGTTAACATTTGGAACATCAACTCCAGCTACTACTACTGGGCTAAACTTTGGTTTTGGGGCAACACCAGCAACTTCTGCACCTAGTCAACCAGCTACCACCTTGTTAGGAACTGGAACAGCCACAACAACGGCAGCACCTAATCTATTTTCAACTCCAACCACTTCTGCCCCTTTATTTACAGGGCGTAATTTTGGAACACCTGCTCAAAATACAACATTAAAGGGACCTTTAAATACCACACCTGCAACGGGAGGTTTAATGTTTGGGAATCCTACCAGTACAC CATCCTTGTTTGGTTCTATTAGTAGTGGTGGTTTAGCTGGTACAAAATTAACAACCACTACGACTACGACCTCGACCACAAGTAGAGGATTAGGTGGATTAGATGTTTctgttaataataaaggtCTTTCCCAAGGAAGCAATAGTCCAACAGCTGcaaaggaaaatttattacCAAATGAACTGATGCAAACCATAGATAAATTCAA AGAATTTGTAAAAACCCAGAAGGTATTATCTTCTGATATAGCAAGGGGTTCTGCAAGACCATTAAACCGTTGTGCAGAGGATACTGCATCATTAATGGAAATTTTAACTACATTAGCAGGATCTGTTCAACGAGATCGTGCTTTTGCCGATAAGTTAAAACAAGATACGGCAAAGGCATTACAAAATGCGGAAATAGCTCAGAGAACAAACGACACACCACCTGGCTtgcaatatgaaaataatgcgccacttttatttttcatggaATTAACAGAAAATTTTGAACACGACTTAATGTTATTTAGATCTCAAATTGAAACAACAGAAAAACATATACAAACTATGATGACACCAAAGACCTTAACTCCGCaag AATTAACTATGGCTATGAGTAAACTTCATGAGTCTTTAGTTGCTGTTGCTGGAAAATTACAAGGTGTACATTCAAAAGTACAACAACAAAAggaacaatatttaaattttagaaaatacgTGTTAAAAGATAACACAAATGTTTTTGATGATgttaaaacaaatgaaaaatcattgcGAAATACTATAGGAAGAATTACTAGTGGGCCAACACCTTTTAGTCCAG gcAATAGAAGTTTCCTATCTTCAACAGCATTGAATTCTACACAAGCAACCAGTTATGACGCGCGAAATCCTCTAG GGGAAAAGTAG
- the LOC124955140 gene encoding nucleoporin p58/p45-like isoform X3 → MSSFTFGTPTITSSSSGFGLGTQSTSFTSTTPATGLTFGTSTPATTTGLNFGFGATPATSAPSQPATTLLGTGTATTTAAPNLFSTPTTSAPLFTGRNFGTPAQNTTLKGPLNTTPATGGLMFGNPTSTPSLFGSISSGGLAGTKLTTTTTTTSTTSRGLGGLDVSVNNKGLSQGSNSPTAAKENLLPNELMQTIDKFKEFVKTQKVLSSDIARGSARPLNRCAEDTASLMEILTTLAGSVQRDRAFADKLKQDTAKALQNAEIAQRTNDTPPGLQYENNAPLLFFMELTENFEHDLMLFRSQIETTEKHIQTMMTPKTLTPQELTMAMSKLHESLVAVAGKLQGVHSKVQQQKEQYLNFRKYVLKDNTNVFDDVKTNEKSLRNTIGRITSGPTPFSPGNRSFLSSTALNSTQATSYDARNPLGLAWI, encoded by the exons atgtcttCGTTTACATTTGGAACGCCTACTATAACGTCGAGCAGTTCAGGTTTTGGATTAGGAACTCAAAG CACATCCTTTACTTCAACGACTCCAGCAACCGGGTTAACATTTGGAACATCAACTCCAGCTACTACTACTGGGCTAAACTTTGGTTTTGGGGCAACACCAGCAACTTCTGCACCTAGTCAACCAGCTACCACCTTGTTAGGAACTGGAACAGCCACAACAACGGCAGCACCTAATCTATTTTCAACTCCAACCACTTCTGCCCCTTTATTTACAGGGCGTAATTTTGGAACACCTGCTCAAAATACAACATTAAAGGGACCTTTAAATACCACACCTGCAACGGGAGGTTTAATGTTTGGGAATCCTACCAGTACAC CATCCTTGTTTGGTTCTATTAGTAGTGGTGGTTTAGCTGGTACAAAATTAACAACCACTACGACTACGACCTCGACCACAAGTAGAGGATTAGGTGGATTAGATGTTTctgttaataataaaggtCTTTCCCAAGGAAGCAATAGTCCAACAGCTGcaaaggaaaatttattacCAAATGAACTGATGCAAACCATAGATAAATTCAA AGAATTTGTAAAAACCCAGAAGGTATTATCTTCTGATATAGCAAGGGGTTCTGCAAGACCATTAAACCGTTGTGCAGAGGATACTGCATCATTAATGGAAATTTTAACTACATTAGCAGGATCTGTTCAACGAGATCGTGCTTTTGCCGATAAGTTAAAACAAGATACGGCAAAGGCATTACAAAATGCGGAAATAGCTCAGAGAACAAACGACACACCACCTGGCTtgcaatatgaaaataatgcgccacttttatttttcatggaATTAACAGAAAATTTTGAACACGACTTAATGTTATTTAGATCTCAAATTGAAACAACAGAAAAACATATACAAACTATGATGACACCAAAGACCTTAACTCCGCaag AATTAACTATGGCTATGAGTAAACTTCATGAGTCTTTAGTTGCTGTTGCTGGAAAATTACAAGGTGTACATTCAAAAGTACAACAACAAAAggaacaatatttaaattttagaaaatacgTGTTAAAAGATAACACAAATGTTTTTGATGATgttaaaacaaatgaaaaatcattgcGAAATACTATAGGAAGAATTACTAGTGGGCCAACACCTTTTAGTCCAG gcAATAGAAGTTTCCTATCTTCAACAGCATTGAATTCTACACAAGCAACCAGTTATGACGCGCGAAATCCTCTAG GTCTTGCGTGGATCTAG